The following proteins are encoded in a genomic region of Terriglobia bacterium:
- a CDS encoding deoxyguanosinetriphosphate triphosphohydrolase: MLAPYALRAEESRGRRYPEEAHAYRNVFQRDRDRVVHSRAFRRLENKTQVFTGRRSDHFRNRLTHTIEVAQISRTIAAELQLNEDLVEALALVHDVGHPPFGHAGERVLNAAMQEYGDQFDHNLHALRTVEQFEHRYAEFPGLNLTFEVREGIVKHSRDYDAADFPELAEYLLDERPPLEAQLIDFTDEIAYSTADLDDGVEAKILTREQVRQNVPLFARLHAEVEQRYPAAAEKLLFNETLKRVLDRLVSDLIINSRKLIGEAGVKSVEAVRKYPERLIAFSPQVDEERKQIKDFLYANVYYSPAQQRDKQQAEKVIAEMFAFFMKFPRELPASYQEKTRTEPLHRIVCDYVAGMTDSYIFEQHRRFCAPKKRIGV; this comes from the coding sequence ATGCTTGCCCCTTACGCGTTGCGGGCGGAAGAGAGCCGCGGACGGCGCTATCCGGAAGAAGCCCATGCTTACCGCAACGTCTTCCAGCGCGACCGCGACCGCGTGGTGCATTCGCGGGCTTTCCGCCGGCTGGAAAACAAGACGCAGGTTTTTACCGGCCGCCGTTCTGACCATTTTCGCAACCGGCTCACGCACACCATTGAGGTCGCGCAGATTTCCCGCACCATTGCCGCCGAGCTGCAACTGAATGAAGACCTTGTCGAGGCGCTGGCCCTTGTGCATGACGTGGGCCATCCCCCGTTTGGCCATGCGGGCGAGCGCGTGTTGAATGCGGCCATGCAGGAATATGGCGACCAGTTTGACCACAACCTGCACGCGCTGCGCACGGTGGAGCAGTTCGAGCATCGCTATGCGGAATTTCCCGGGCTGAACCTGACGTTTGAGGTGCGCGAGGGAATCGTGAAGCACTCTCGCGATTATGATGCTGCGGATTTTCCTGAGCTGGCGGAATATTTGCTGGACGAGCGTCCGCCGCTGGAAGCGCAGTTGATCGACTTTACCGATGAGATTGCGTACTCAACTGCCGATCTGGATGATGGCGTTGAAGCAAAGATCCTCACGCGCGAGCAGGTGCGGCAGAACGTGCCGCTATTTGCGCGGCTGCATGCGGAAGTTGAGCAGCGCTATCCCGCCGCCGCAGAGAAGCTGCTATTTAATGAGACGCTCAAGCGCGTGCTGGACCGCCTTGTGAGCGACTTGATCATCAATAGTCGGAAGCTGATTGGCGAAGCAGGCGTTAAATCAGTTGAGGCAGTACGGAAGTATCCGGAGCGGCTGATTGCTTTCAGCCCGCAAGTGGACGAAGAGCGCAAGCAGATCAAAGACTTTCTTTACGCGAACGTTTATTACAGTCCGGCGCAGCAGCGTGACAAGCAGCAGGCGGAGAAGGTGATAGCAGAAATGTTTGCCTTCTTTATGAAATTTCCGCGCGAGCTGCCCGCCAGCTACCAGGAGAAAACACGCACCGAGCCGCTGCACAGAATCGTCTGCGATTACGTTGCGGGAATGACGGACAGTTATATCTTTGAGCAGCATCGGCGGTTTTGCGCGCCAAAGAAGCGGATTGGAGTATAG
- a CDS encoding DUF4097 domain-containing protein, whose protein sequence is MKTAIAAALFLAVLWVTPLGAQSTGSPVEKDFVSGGKIEMTLESGDYKIRASSDNRIHVHWNEASAKGVRVKLTTNGKSADVRVENTPHDNFHAIIEVPALADVRVRLTAGNLEIGGITGDKDVEANAGNLNISVGNSSDWGDVDASVTAGDVHAPAFKAAAGGLFRSIKWKGPGKYRLHAHVTAGDVNLKN, encoded by the coding sequence ATGAAAACCGCGATCGCGGCGGCACTGTTTCTGGCAGTTCTCTGGGTGACGCCGCTTGGAGCGCAGAGCACAGGCAGTCCGGTGGAAAAGGATTTTGTTTCCGGCGGGAAAATCGAGATGACGCTGGAGTCCGGCGATTACAAGATTCGCGCGAGCTCTGACAATCGCATACATGTGCACTGGAATGAAGCTAGCGCCAAGGGCGTGCGTGTGAAGCTGACGACCAATGGCAAATCGGCAGACGTGCGCGTGGAGAATACGCCGCATGATAATTTTCACGCGATCATTGAAGTGCCGGCGCTTGCTGATGTGCGCGTCCGCCTGACCGCGGGAAACCTTGAAATAGGGGGAATCACGGGCGATAAAGATGTTGAGGCCAACGCGGGGAACCTGAATATCTCCGTAGGCAATTCCAGTGATTGGGGCGATGTGGACGCCTCCGTGACCGCCGGCGATGTACACGCACCCGCATTCAAGGCCGCCGCAGGAGGATTGTTCCGCTCAATCAAATGGAAAGGCCCGGGCAAGTACAGATTGCACGCCCATGTAACGGCGGGAGACGTGAACCTGAAAAATTAA
- a CDS encoding lipase family protein: protein MPVSGYDPNLSNLLVEACELTYVQYGLPPEKHGEIKPPAGYKQIASFMAPEIDLSKLKLLSLSAQAGPLAPLLLQNVQNSAEVRASVHALFPSLQDVYFGFALTSSTCNVIALRGTQSDFEWALDATIPQFPVPLVWYSDGKFQFAKVHLGFLIFFVMLADQILAAAKQFNPALPCLVTGHSLGGALAVLASPMLRILSLLPTVQMYNYAGPRVGDPAFVDAYNFWVPQSYRVVNLADLIPMLPPSQIIHLQYGHVGQEWSFLNQSGNVAGNHALIGPDNYTKAVNLGVPTDAPRVYPVTGLGNAQAGAKA, encoded by the coding sequence ATGCCAGTCTCCGGTTACGACCCGAACCTTTCCAATCTGCTGGTGGAAGCGTGCGAACTCACGTACGTCCAGTACGGCCTTCCACCGGAAAAGCACGGGGAGATCAAACCTCCAGCCGGATACAAGCAGATCGCCTCCTTCATGGCGCCGGAGATCGACCTGTCAAAGCTCAAGCTGTTGAGTTTGTCCGCTCAAGCCGGGCCTCTGGCCCCGCTGCTCTTGCAGAACGTACAGAACAGCGCGGAAGTCCGCGCAAGCGTTCACGCGCTCTTTCCCAGCCTGCAAGACGTTTATTTCGGGTTTGCGCTTACATCATCTACATGCAACGTCATCGCGCTGCGCGGGACGCAGTCGGATTTCGAGTGGGCCCTGGATGCCACGATCCCTCAGTTCCCGGTGCCGCTGGTCTGGTACAGCGATGGGAAGTTTCAGTTCGCCAAGGTCCACCTGGGTTTCCTCATCTTCTTTGTCATGCTAGCGGACCAGATTCTGGCGGCGGCCAAACAGTTCAACCCTGCCCTGCCATGCCTTGTAACCGGCCACAGTCTGGGGGGCGCGCTGGCAGTGCTGGCTTCACCGATGCTGCGTATTCTTTCGTTGTTGCCAACGGTACAGATGTACAACTACGCCGGGCCTCGCGTAGGCGATCCGGCATTTGTGGACGCTTACAACTTCTGGGTGCCGCAAAGCTATCGCGTGGTAAATCTGGCCGACCTGATTCCAATGCTGCCACCGAGCCAGATTATCCACTTGCAGTATGGCCATGTGGGCCAGGAGTGGTCATTCCTGAACCAGTCAGGCAACGTAGCCGGCAACCATGCCCTGATCGGGCCTGATAACTACACGAAGGCGGTCAATCTGGGTGTGCCCACAGACGCGCCGCGCGTTTATCCGGTAACCGGATTGGGCAATGCTCAGGCAGGCGCAAAGGCCTGA
- a CDS encoding tetratricopeptide repeat protein → MRRAGRLLFLLVTVCGFLLRSGGYAQSAGVDDNRKLAFELFKQDKHLEALPLFEELALKSPDDRDVLVGLGACLVSEAATLDDQDAASKERMRARQVLLKAKKLGSTAPLLENLLQMLPEDGVVKYANTPADQAMRAAEAAFARHDFEEAIKNYSKVLESDPKNYSAVLFIGDTYFAEKNWAKAGEWYQKAIDLDPNKETAHRYYADMLLKNGEIEKSRMQFIQGVVAEPYNPITWRALQAWATSNKLQLKRVHVDTPNNVSQTDEKNITITVDPKASDETSTLWLSYGLAKVKWRGDEFKKQFPAEKQYRHSLAEEAEALTMAATVWTEVNESEKKKKKASSPPKDPNLILLLKLYQAKMIEPYVLLNAADDGIAQDYPGYRQKNREKLEQYLSEFVVPLLKKP, encoded by the coding sequence ATGCGCCGCGCCGGCCGTCTACTTTTCCTGCTGGTTACTGTTTGCGGTTTTCTCCTGCGCTCCGGCGGATATGCTCAAAGCGCCGGCGTGGATGACAATCGCAAGCTGGCATTTGAGCTTTTTAAACAGGATAAACATCTTGAGGCCTTGCCGCTGTTTGAAGAACTGGCGCTCAAGAGCCCAGACGATCGCGACGTTTTGGTGGGGTTGGGCGCGTGCCTGGTATCAGAAGCAGCAACGCTCGACGATCAGGATGCCGCCAGCAAAGAACGCATGCGGGCGCGACAGGTGCTTCTGAAAGCTAAAAAGCTGGGTAGTACAGCGCCGCTTCTTGAGAACCTGCTGCAAATGCTTCCGGAAGATGGCGTGGTGAAGTACGCAAACACGCCTGCCGATCAGGCCATGCGCGCCGCTGAGGCCGCGTTTGCGCGGCACGATTTTGAAGAAGCAATCAAGAACTACAGCAAGGTACTGGAATCCGATCCTAAAAACTACAGCGCTGTGCTGTTCATTGGCGATACATATTTTGCGGAAAAGAACTGGGCTAAGGCCGGCGAGTGGTACCAAAAAGCCATTGATCTGGATCCCAACAAAGAAACAGCGCATCGGTATTACGCAGATATGCTGCTGAAAAACGGAGAGATTGAAAAGTCGCGGATGCAGTTCATCCAGGGCGTAGTGGCCGAGCCCTACAATCCCATCACATGGCGAGCGCTGCAAGCATGGGCAACCAGCAACAAGCTGCAACTCAAGCGGGTGCACGTGGACACACCGAATAACGTGAGCCAGACAGATGAGAAGAACATCACGATCACCGTGGACCCTAAAGCATCGGACGAGACTTCCACTTTGTGGCTCAGTTACGGACTAGCCAAGGTGAAATGGCGCGGCGACGAATTCAAAAAGCAATTTCCCGCGGAAAAGCAATATCGCCACAGCCTGGCCGAAGAGGCGGAAGCGCTTACGATGGCGGCCACGGTGTGGACTGAGGTGAACGAATCCGAGAAGAAAAAGAAGAAAGCATCTTCACCCCCGAAGGACCCAAACCTGATTCTGTTGCTCAAGCTATACCAGGCAAAGATGATTGAGCCCTATGTGCTGCTGAACGCGGCAGATGATGGCATCGCGCAGGATTATCCCGGCTATCGCCAGAAAAACCGCGAAAAGCTGGAGCAGTATCTGAGCGAGTTTGTGGTGCCGCTGCTGAAAAAACCTTAA
- a CDS encoding zinc ribbon domain-containing protein, which yields MAEFCTNCGAPLSGPFCGRCGHRAQSAIAPAPVAAPTPQPVVTPTPQPVASAQPTAAQPAPQQPSFQPPISQQPIAQQSAAQAPSQPAAQPPKSSGGGKALLIVGGIVLVMVLGAFGAVLYGVHWVKHKVSSITGGAIGGGSFGSEVSQGNMCKLLSTADLQQMIGVTVERSAEIMDNGDPGCAYYTNPAAFAELQKLAVAQAKRDSEKASQEPDVKNSKGDNPLELLKHTKEMEGIVKGFGLSAPDPSGRVFSFSVNNKFGSENWGPLRTTLSVVPGFDEVNGVGDHAMIGSFGHAFYVLKGDSVFKLDTMYLPEARSRGTEIANKIISHM from the coding sequence ATGGCCGAATTTTGCACCAATTGCGGCGCGCCGCTTTCCGGCCCGTTCTGCGGACGTTGCGGTCATCGCGCTCAATCCGCCATCGCGCCAGCGCCCGTCGCTGCTCCGACTCCTCAGCCCGTCGTCACGCCGACTCCTCAGCCCGTCGCCAGCGCCCAGCCGACAGCAGCGCAACCAGCACCACAGCAGCCATCTTTCCAGCCGCCGATCTCACAGCAACCCATCGCACAGCAATCCGCCGCACAAGCACCATCTCAGCCCGCCGCGCAGCCGCCAAAATCTTCCGGCGGCGGCAAAGCCTTGCTGATCGTCGGCGGAATCGTTCTGGTGATGGTCCTCGGAGCGTTTGGCGCGGTGCTCTATGGCGTCCACTGGGTCAAGCACAAGGTATCTTCTATTACCGGCGGTGCTATTGGTGGCGGATCGTTTGGCTCTGAAGTTTCGCAGGGCAACATGTGCAAGCTGCTTTCAACGGCAGACTTGCAGCAGATGATTGGCGTGACCGTGGAGCGCAGCGCCGAAATCATGGACAACGGCGATCCCGGATGCGCTTATTACACCAACCCGGCGGCCTTCGCTGAGCTGCAAAAGCTTGCCGTTGCCCAGGCGAAGCGGGATTCTGAAAAGGCTTCGCAGGAACCCGACGTCAAAAATTCCAAAGGCGACAATCCTCTTGAGCTGCTGAAACACACGAAAGAAATGGAAGGTATTGTAAAAGGCTTTGGCCTGAGCGCGCCCGACCCCAGCGGCCGCGTCTTCTCCTTCAGCGTGAACAACAAATTCGGCAGTGAGAATTGGGGGCCGCTGCGTACTACGCTCTCCGTTGTCCCAGGATTCGATGAAGTCAACGGCGTGGGCGACCACGCCATGATCGGCTCTTTTGGCCACGCGTTTTACGTGCTGAAAGGCGACAGCGTTTTCAAACTGGACACCATGTATCTGCCGGAAGCTCGCTCACGCGGCACAGAGATTGCGAACAAAATCATTTCGCATATGTGA
- a CDS encoding OmpA family protein — protein MKNYLLSLSLVAAMAIPAVAQQNQQTTSDQPQAQQSQTQAQSNDQTATGKDPLTYTRKEGFWGHLNPFARKKYVNRQLDPVRGRVNELDELTAKNAKMIADVDARATEGIRNAMSKANEADTHALDAGNRANQAQQTAQQAHTRIATVEDTVSKIDQYQPITQAEIRFRPGQGALSKNAKDALDQMATSLKNQKGYIVEVQGFSPGSGTTAIENSREMAQMVVRYLVLNHEIPVYRIYTVGMGNAPIQTEDGKIHRQKGGKVEISLLKNGLADLNASNSSAPTTGSGVTATPAPQSAPATQPASQPSTTDQPAQKPPQQ, from the coding sequence ATGAAGAATTATCTATTGTCGTTATCGCTTGTCGCCGCCATGGCAATTCCAGCGGTCGCACAGCAGAATCAACAGACCACATCAGATCAACCGCAGGCGCAGCAGAGCCAGACCCAAGCCCAGAGCAACGATCAGACCGCGACCGGCAAAGATCCGTTGACCTACACGCGCAAAGAGGGCTTTTGGGGACATTTGAATCCCTTTGCCCGCAAGAAATATGTTAACCGGCAGCTTGATCCTGTTCGCGGCCGCGTGAATGAGCTCGACGAACTCACCGCGAAGAACGCCAAGATGATCGCTGACGTTGACGCTCGCGCGACTGAAGGCATTCGCAACGCCATGAGCAAGGCCAATGAAGCCGATACGCACGCGCTCGACGCGGGCAATCGCGCCAACCAGGCCCAGCAGACGGCGCAGCAGGCGCACACGCGCATTGCCACTGTTGAAGACACTGTCAGCAAGATCGATCAATACCAGCCCATCACGCAGGCTGAAATCCGCTTCCGTCCCGGACAGGGCGCCCTCAGCAAGAACGCGAAAGACGCTCTTGACCAGATGGCCACCTCGCTGAAAAACCAGAAGGGCTACATTGTTGAAGTGCAGGGCTTCTCGCCCGGCAGCGGCACCACGGCCATTGAGAACTCCCGTGAAATGGCGCAGATGGTCGTCCGTTACCTCGTGCTGAACCATGAGATTCCGGTCTATCGCATCTACACGGTCGGCATGGGCAATGCTCCCATCCAGACGGAAGACGGCAAGATTCATCGCCAGAAGGGCGGCAAAGTTGAGATCAGCCTGTTGAAGAATGGCCTGGCTGACCTGAACGCCAGCAACAGCTCAGCCCCCACCACCGGCAGCGGCGTCACCGCAACTCCTGCTCCGCAATCTGCTCCGGCAACTCAGCCCGCTTCTCAGCCCAGCACCACTGACCAGCCGGCCCAGAAGCCGCCGCAACAGTAA
- a CDS encoding TraR/DksA family transcriptional regulator, which yields MEKAKIAKFEELLNKRREELRRSLSRTQEEHNEAQDFGRDEGDRATASLSKEMTFRQKAQERGLLQLVEAAIGRINGGTFGECLHCGQDISVNRLTAVPWSRYCITCQELIVEQQ from the coding sequence ATGGAAAAAGCCAAGATTGCAAAATTTGAGGAGCTCCTCAACAAGAGGCGCGAGGAGCTACGCCGCAGCCTGAGTCGCACACAGGAAGAGCACAATGAGGCGCAGGATTTTGGTCGCGATGAAGGCGACAGGGCGACCGCGTCGCTCTCAAAGGAAATGACGTTCCGCCAAAAGGCGCAGGAGCGCGGGCTGCTGCAATTGGTGGAAGCGGCCATTGGCCGGATCAATGGCGGCACGTTTGGCGAATGCCTGCATTGCGGCCAGGACATCAGCGTGAATCGATTGACGGCGGTGCCGTGGAGCCGTTATTGCATCACCTGCCAGGAGCTGATCGTCGAGCAGCAATGA